A genomic window from Sulfurimonas paralvinellae includes:
- a CDS encoding ATP-binding protein: MKTLVNFLNTQDVAKSDIFIHLKTSVAEANILRTIAKKYVEGQDDVLVITLLQDLYGDKNYDHLDHLIEVKNLLELGWLHQQSFTPMKISEVTPLELLNTAVGLTPSFLKLLQDGTLDLDLPDIKPYADHLEYLQDQFFRIELYQKMSVIRQNVHEHSLGIDRLQNKLKHLEKRIEERVAQTSESLVLDKFFKQKKMNNHEQVIFIALLREEYSATDASLREMNTLIDLISTDEYERIKNRSLLEEGSNLLSSGIIDYEEMLNPFGGISRSFYIVDDVLQSIMHPQKTKKVTRLKLNALVEEQDIFELVESETSLEDVVLNNETRQTLENLMRQVDKEVVNRLVKWGIKDKKSGIDARIIFYGPAGTGKTMTAYSLAKSLKRQVLAFDCSKILSMYVGESEKNVRKIFDTFYELSEKTKTEPILLLNEADQFLGARSSGNITGSDQMHNQMQNIFLEQIENFRGMLIATTNLLENIDKAFSRRFNYKIEFKKPNKEQRLELWNKMLPKSAPYEEGFDVKKLAEYSLTGGQINLIVKNTAYKVAVREEPLFALEDFIDEIRREKDANFDSEKSMGFLNK; the protein is encoded by the coding sequence TTGAAGACATTAGTTAATTTTTTAAATACACAAGATGTAGCAAAGAGTGATATTTTCATACATCTAAAAACAAGTGTGGCAGAAGCGAATATTCTGCGCACTATCGCGAAAAAGTATGTTGAGGGGCAGGATGATGTTCTCGTCATTACGCTGCTGCAAGATCTCTACGGCGATAAGAATTACGATCATCTCGATCATCTCATCGAGGTGAAAAATCTGCTTGAACTCGGCTGGCTGCACCAGCAGAGTTTCACACCGATGAAGATCTCGGAAGTCACACCGCTTGAACTTTTAAACACGGCAGTGGGGCTTACTCCTTCATTCTTAAAACTGCTTCAAGATGGAACACTCGATCTTGATTTGCCGGATATTAAGCCGTATGCCGATCATCTTGAGTATCTTCAAGATCAGTTCTTTCGTATAGAGTTGTACCAAAAGATGTCTGTCATCCGTCAAAATGTGCATGAGCACTCTTTAGGAATTGACAGACTTCAAAACAAACTCAAACATCTTGAAAAACGTATTGAAGAGAGAGTCGCTCAGACATCGGAAAGTCTTGTACTCGATAAATTCTTTAAACAAAAGAAGATGAATAATCATGAACAGGTGATTTTTATCGCGCTTTTGCGTGAGGAGTATAGTGCGACGGATGCGAGTCTGCGTGAGATGAATACACTGATTGATCTGATTTCGACTGATGAGTATGAGCGTATCAAGAACCGTTCACTTTTGGAAGAGGGTTCAAATCTGCTTAGCAGCGGGATAATAGACTATGAAGAGATGCTCAACCCTTTTGGTGGTATCAGCCGCTCTTTTTATATCGTTGATGATGTGCTTCAGAGCATTATGCATCCACAAAAGACAAAAAAAGTGACACGCTTGAAGCTCAATGCACTTGTTGAAGAACAGGATATCTTTGAACTTGTCGAGAGTGAAACGTCACTTGAAGATGTCGTACTCAATAATGAAACGCGTCAGACATTGGAAAATTTGATGCGTCAGGTCGACAAAGAGGTGGTGAACCGTCTTGTAAAATGGGGTATTAAAGATAAAAAAAGCGGTATTGATGCGCGCATTATTTTCTATGGTCCGGCGGGAACAGGAAAAACTATGACGGCTTATTCACTGGCAAAATCTTTGAAGCGTCAGGTGCTTGCTTTTGACTGTTCAAAGATTCTCTCCATGTATGTCGGTGAGAGTGAAAAGAATGTCAGAAAGATTTTCGACACCTTTTATGAACTGAGTGAGAAGACAAAAACTGAGCCTATACTGTTACTCAATGAAGCAGACCAGTTTTTAGGTGCGAGAAGTTCCGGTAACATCACAGGCTCTGATCAGATGCATAACCAGATGCAAAATATCTTTCTCGAGCAGATAGAGAATTTTCGGGGCATGCTTATAGCCACGACAAACCTGCTTGAAAATATTGACAAAGCGTTTTCACGCCGATTTAATTACAAGATAGAGTTTAAAAAACCCAATAAAGAACAAAGACTTGAACTCTGGAACAAAATGCTTCCTAAAAGTGCTCCGTATGAAGAAGGCTTCGATGTGAAAAAACTTGCAGAGTACTCTTTAACAGGCGGTCAGATAAATCTTATAGTCAAAAATACTGCCTATAAAGTGGCAGTACGAGAAGAGCCGCTCTTTGCGCTTGAGGATTTCATTGATGAGATTCGTCGCGAGAAAGATGCCAATTTCGACAGTGAAAAATCGATGGGATTTCTTAACAAATAG
- a CDS encoding OmpP1/FadL family transporter, with translation MKKIALMSLVASSVLMAGGYKIPETSTNAVALGAANIAHNHENADAAYYNPAKMVFMQDKNNLEVDLTYIGLDKVKYKGSVGALTNQNLHSEKEDFVVPTLHYVSPKLGENNARVGVSITAPGGLSKQWKTEPARTSAEEFTLEIVEVNPTAAFKINDKLGFAVGFRIVNTSGIVKSNGITNIPALGGLGTVSRDMTGDSTDFGYNLALAYQPTKELEIGLTYRSKVDLSVEGNAKLATSLAGGSTYDGSASVSVPLPASWNIAAAYTFETKTTLEMVYERTMWSAYNQLDFDYDGSQGPVLEAIFGTVIPKDWKDTNTFRFGLTQELNDLTVMAGLVIDETPTPEATVGFELPDTDTTSVSLGGRYKINDKIDVGLSGLYSMHKSRKVHNTSLNGEFSDGDILIISAGLGYKF, from the coding sequence ATGAAAAAAATTGCTTTGATGTCACTTGTGGCAAGCTCGGTTTTAATGGCAGGCGGATACAAGATCCCCGAAACTTCTACAAATGCAGTAGCTTTGGGTGCAGCGAACATTGCACACAATCATGAAAATGCGGATGCAGCGTACTACAACCCTGCAAAAATGGTCTTTATGCAAGACAAGAATAATCTTGAAGTGGATTTGACTTATATTGGGCTTGATAAAGTAAAATATAAAGGAAGTGTTGGTGCTTTGACAAATCAAAACTTACACTCTGAAAAAGAAGATTTTGTTGTTCCTACACTCCATTATGTTTCACCAAAATTAGGTGAAAATAATGCAAGAGTAGGTGTGAGTATTACAGCACCTGGTGGACTTTCTAAGCAATGGAAAACTGAACCTGCAAGAACTTCTGCAGAAGAGTTTACTCTAGAAATAGTTGAAGTCAATCCTACGGCTGCCTTTAAAATTAATGATAAATTAGGTTTTGCAGTTGGATTTAGGATTGTTAATACTAGTGGTATTGTTAAAAGTAATGGTATTACAAATATTCCTGCTTTAGGTGGTCTAGGAACAGTTTCTCGTGATATGACAGGTGATTCTACGGACTTTGGATATAACCTTGCTTTGGCATATCAGCCAACAAAAGAATTAGAAATAGGGCTTACATACCGTTCAAAAGTTGATTTGAGCGTAGAAGGTAATGCAAAATTGGCAACAAGTCTTGCTGGTGGTTCAACGTATGATGGTTCAGCAAGTGTAAGTGTCCCTCTACCTGCATCATGGAATATAGCAGCAGCATATACTTTTGAAACAAAGACTACTCTTGAAATGGTATATGAGAGAACAATGTGGTCTGCATATAATCAATTAGATTTTGATTATGATGGTTCACAAGGTCCGGTACTTGAAGCTATTTTTGGTACAGTAATTCCAAAAGATTGGAAAGATACAAATACTTTCCGTTTTGGTCTCACACAAGAGCTGAATGATTTAACTGTTATGGCAGGTTTGGTAATTGATGAAACACCAACTCCTGAAGCAACAGTAGGTTTTGAACTTCCGGATACAGACACAACATCGGTTTCACTTGGTGGACGTTACAAAATCAATGATAAAATCGATGTCGGTCTTTCAGGTCTTTATTCTATGCATAAAAGCAGAAAAGTACATAATACAAGTCTCAACGGAGAATTTTCAGATGGTGATATTTTGATCATCTCTGCAGGTCTCGGTTATAAATTTTAA
- the nfo gene encoding deoxyribonuclease IV: MSNKFVGAHVSASGGVYNAPLNAMEIGAKAFALFTKNQRQWVAKPLDGETIEKFKENLQKSGILPKHVLPHDSYLINLGHPEVEKLEKSRAAFIDELERCAQLGLDRLNFHPGSHLAKVSKKDKENREVMQPIEDKCLDVIAESINIALDKTSGVSAVIENTAGQGSNLGWRFEHLAHIIDKVEDKSRIGICIDTCHMFTAGYDIRTREAYDATWSEFDKIVGFKYLMGMHLNDSKPPLGSHVDRHHSLGKGEIGLDAFRFIMNDERMNDIPLILETIDETIWKEEIELLYSFENK, encoded by the coding sequence ATGAGTAATAAATTTGTAGGCGCTCACGTGAGTGCAAGCGGCGGTGTTTACAATGCACCGTTAAATGCTATGGAGATAGGGGCAAAAGCTTTTGCTCTTTTTACAAAAAATCAGCGACAGTGGGTTGCAAAGCCGCTTGATGGTGAGACCATAGAGAAGTTTAAAGAGAATCTTCAAAAGAGCGGCATTCTTCCAAAACATGTTCTTCCGCATGATTCTTACTTGATCAATCTCGGGCATCCCGAAGTTGAGAAGCTTGAAAAATCACGTGCAGCTTTTATTGATGAACTTGAGCGTTGTGCGCAACTTGGGCTTGACAGACTCAATTTTCATCCCGGAAGCCATCTGGCAAAAGTAAGTAAAAAAGACAAAGAAAACCGTGAAGTGATGCAGCCAATAGAGGACAAATGCCTTGATGTTATAGCAGAATCCATCAACATTGCACTTGATAAGACAAGCGGCGTGAGCGCTGTCATAGAAAATACGGCAGGGCAGGGAAGCAACCTTGGCTGGAGATTTGAGCATCTGGCTCACATCATCGACAAAGTGGAAGATAAAAGCCGTATTGGTATCTGCATTGACACCTGTCATATGTTCACGGCTGGTTATGACATAAGAACACGTGAGGCTTATGATGCAACATGGAGTGAATTTGACAAGATTGTCGGTTTTAAATACTTAATGGGAATGCATCTTAATGACTCCAAACCGCCATTAGGCAGCCATGTGGATAGACATCACTCTTTAGGAAAGGGCGAAATCGGGCTTGATGCTTTTAGGTTCATTATGAACGATGAACGCATGAATGATATTCCGCTCATTTTAGAGACGATCGATGAGACGATCTGGAAAGAGGAAATAGAACTTTTATACTCTTTTGAGAATAAATAG
- a CDS encoding Y-family DNA polymerase — translation MKIHIDIDCFFVSAARIVDPSLEHKPVVIGGRSDTKIFSREAKNQTVNFENSGSFVPTFYKAYEAKDDDIASFMENGRLRGILTTASYEARAFGIKTAMSLREAKERCPEVIIKAPNMTLYQELSHKLHDFLALKIPLIEQASIDEFYGDLEGWIADEDVAAFIDALRHEIKKELQLPVSIGAAKTRYIAKLATTYAKPFGSKIITPWDFDTFINPIKVENFAGIGRSMRKKLHDAQIHTLGELRKRRGTLESWGPYATELYKRVNCESDTPIETKHKRKSIGISRTFDPLFDRNELRRRVHILARHLSFAILKLDVIPTVFHLSIHYEMNQKSHINISRAEIFTEKKFDALCLEMLHQADKHRRLQVIRLSINCSSFTKHSRKELSLIGFEDEQKMHNLSKQVQKLREKYGIDTIKFGSEM, via the coding sequence ATGAAGATCCATATAGATATCGACTGCTTTTTTGTTTCTGCCGCTCGTATTGTTGACCCCTCACTTGAGCATAAGCCTGTCGTTATTGGCGGGAGAAGCGATACAAAAATATTCTCACGTGAGGCTAAAAATCAAACGGTCAATTTTGAGAATTCAGGAAGTTTTGTTCCCACATTTTATAAAGCATACGAAGCAAAGGATGATGATATAGCATCTTTTATGGAAAATGGCAGACTTCGAGGCATCTTGACAACAGCGAGCTATGAAGCTAGAGCCTTTGGTATCAAGACCGCTATGAGTCTGCGTGAGGCAAAAGAGCGATGCCCCGAGGTCATCATCAAAGCACCGAACATGACTTTATACCAAGAACTTTCGCACAAACTTCACGATTTTCTCGCACTGAAAATTCCGCTGATAGAACAGGCAAGCATTGATGAGTTCTACGGTGACTTAGAAGGCTGGATAGCAGATGAAGATGTAGCCGCATTCATCGATGCACTCCGCCATGAGATAAAAAAAGAACTGCAGCTGCCCGTCTCCATCGGTGCTGCCAAAACACGCTACATCGCCAAACTCGCCACTACGTATGCTAAGCCCTTTGGCTCCAAGATCATTACTCCTTGGGACTTTGATACGTTTATCAATCCTATCAAGGTTGAAAACTTTGCAGGTATCGGCCGCAGTATGCGCAAAAAACTTCACGATGCACAGATTCACACACTTGGAGAGCTGCGAAAACGCCGCGGTACACTGGAGTCATGGGGACCTTATGCAACAGAGCTTTATAAACGGGTCAACTGTGAAAGCGATACCCCAATTGAGACTAAACACAAAAGAAAATCCATCGGTATCTCACGCACTTTCGATCCTCTTTTTGATCGTAATGAGCTTCGCAGACGTGTTCATATTTTGGCACGACATCTCAGTTTTGCCATTTTAAAACTCGATGTCATTCCGACCGTTTTTCATCTGAGCATCCATTATGAGATGAATCAAAAATCACACATCAACATTTCACGCGCAGAGATATTTACCGAAAAGAAGTTTGATGCTTTATGCCTGGAGATGCTGCATCAAGCAGACAAACACAGAAGGCTGCAGGTCATTCGCTTAAGCATTAACTGCTCGAGCTTTACAAAACACTCACGCAAGGAGCTCTCTCTCATAGGTTTTGAAGATGAACAGAAAATGCACAACCTAAGTAAACAGGTACAAAAACTACGTGAGAAATATGGCATCGATACTATAAAATTCGGCAGCGAAATGTAA
- a CDS encoding DUF234 domain-containing protein has product MTNRKLLEQFRSFYFQNYPDDMETQISYFAVFGGLDWDIDTTKPISELIQTLILDNFEAIDAKMRELTLNETINRKLLKALATGDRRIFSAFNKAGLNNGNGGAALNYLQEKGLIQLEYSREEHPREKYPKTKLKREEARHRISHKVLFTHPFIRFWFYFIIPHIKEIETKKYDAFLKDFELRHNSYTSLVYEELSEVLLNYNLRDANIMSSGSYWDANLEIDILTLTQNGRIYVGECKWTNHKVNKKELHKINDKCKKLGIEPTQIVFFSKRGFSNELKQLQGTSLALYSSEDFEALVKTRPKGKLYPLITRNAS; this is encoded by the coding sequence ATGACAAATAGGAAACTTCTAGAGCAGTTTCGCTCTTTTTACTTTCAAAACTATCCTGACGATATGGAGACGCAGATCTCCTACTTTGCTGTCTTTGGCGGACTTGATTGGGATATTGACACAACAAAGCCCATCTCGGAGCTCATTCAAACACTCATTTTAGACAACTTTGAAGCCATCGATGCAAAGATGCGTGAGCTTACACTCAATGAAACCATTAACAGAAAACTACTCAAAGCACTTGCAACCGGAGACAGACGCATATTTTCAGCTTTTAACAAAGCGGGGCTGAACAACGGAAACGGCGGAGCGGCACTCAACTATCTACAGGAAAAAGGGTTGATCCAACTCGAATACTCACGCGAAGAGCATCCACGTGAGAAATACCCAAAGACAAAACTCAAACGCGAAGAGGCACGCCACCGTATCTCTCATAAAGTTCTCTTTACACATCCCTTCATCCGTTTTTGGTTCTATTTTATCATACCGCATATAAAAGAGATAGAAACAAAAAAATATGATGCTTTTTTAAAGGATTTTGAACTACGCCACAACAGTTACACCAGTCTAGTGTATGAAGAGCTCTCAGAGGTACTGCTGAACTACAATCTGCGTGATGCAAACATTATGAGTTCGGGGAGTTACTGGGATGCCAATCTTGAGATAGATATACTGACACTGACACAAAACGGGCGCATCTATGTCGGCGAATGCAAATGGACAAACCATAAGGTCAATAAAAAAGAGCTGCACAAGATAAATGACAAGTGTAAAAAACTTGGAATCGAACCGACACAGATAGTTTTTTTCTCGAAACGGGGATTTTCAAATGAACTTAAACAGCTGCAGGGAACTTCACTCGCACTCTACAGCAGTGAAGATTTTGAAGCACTTGTCAAAACAAGGCCAAAAGGGAAACTCTATCCGTTAATTACCCGCAATGCCTCATAA
- a CDS encoding J domain-containing protein, which produces MDIVLRNNLILITTGFETLNSQWMKEFLNQHTRGMLFLPKAVLVFRNETLKDVREEFIRKLSKFHARTHDFNHEFFLRSMLKYGTQPIKIELDKMEEPEIIKVHLYAYDKNTVLISLDSPNAWVTNYLRSQLEVYVERGTDISMVIDVSAYKAKARLEKALNKRHILHYQIQYTYDNHFMSKLYSDFANFSFGDLAKADELEEKKEFYTILECPVGASQDALKKSYKKLTKVYHPDKIIHEAPHMVQHYTQKFQLLREAYEALRVING; this is translated from the coding sequence ATGGATATTGTTTTACGTAATAACCTTATTCTCATCACAACCGGATTTGAAACTTTAAATTCCCAGTGGATGAAAGAGTTCTTAAATCAACACACAAGAGGTATGCTCTTTTTACCTAAGGCTGTCCTTGTTTTTCGCAATGAAACATTAAAAGACGTACGTGAAGAATTTATACGAAAATTGAGTAAATTTCATGCACGCACTCATGATTTCAATCATGAGTTTTTTCTTCGTTCTATGTTAAAGTACGGCACACAGCCTATTAAGATAGAACTCGACAAGATGGAAGAACCGGAGATCATAAAAGTGCATCTTTATGCCTATGATAAAAATACGGTACTTATCTCTTTGGACTCTCCGAATGCATGGGTGACGAACTATCTCCGTTCACAGCTCGAGGTCTATGTAGAACGCGGGACTGACATCTCGATGGTGATAGATGTGAGTGCCTATAAAGCCAAAGCAAGACTTGAAAAAGCACTGAACAAGCGGCATATTCTGCACTATCAGATTCAATATACCTATGACAATCATTTTATGTCAAAACTTTACTCTGATTTTGCAAACTTCTCTTTTGGTGATTTGGCCAAAGCGGATGAACTTGAAGAGAAAAAAGAGTTCTATACGATTTTGGAATGTCCTGTCGGAGCGAGTCAGGATGCCTTGAAAAAAAGCTATAAAAAATTGACGAAAGTATATCATCCCGATAAGATCATCCATGAAGCACCCCATATGGTACAGCACTATACACAGAAGTTTCAACTCCTGCGTGAGGCTTATGAGGCATTGCGGGTAATTAACGGATAG
- the purF gene encoding amidophosphoribosyltransferase: MRENMNEKCAVVGIFGHEEASKLAYFSLHSLQHRGQEAAGISSADGHKVHTIKDRGLVMKVFNEENLKTLKGSAAVGHTRYSTAGDDSILDAQPVFARYDLGEMAIVHNGNLTNAEEVRNALIEKGAIFQTFMDTENLIHLIAKSMKEHLLDRIIDAVQRIEGAFSLVFLSRTKMFAMRDRFGFRPLSLGRLPNGGYIVASETCAFDLVGATFIRDVEPGELLVFEEGKAPQSIKIYEPQPKHCIFEYVYFARPDSSVFGQSVYETRKNMGKELARIEPVEADLVVPVPDGGVPAAIGYAQESKIPYEMGIMRNHYIGRTFIEPTQEMRDLKVKMKLSPMTDIIKGKRVIVVDDSIVRGTTSKRIIRMLKEAGASEVHMRISSPPTTDPCYYGVDTPDKDKLIAANMSTQEICEFIEADSLAYLDEASLLRSVNATDESYCTACFTGKYIV, from the coding sequence TTGCGCGAAAATATGAATGAAAAATGTGCTGTTGTCGGTATTTTTGGTCACGAAGAAGCTTCCAAGTTAGCTTACTTTTCTCTTCACTCACTGCAGCATCGTGGGCAAGAGGCTGCAGGGATAAGCTCTGCTGACGGCCACAAGGTCCATACTATTAAAGATCGTGGACTTGTGATGAAGGTCTTCAATGAAGAGAATCTAAAGACACTCAAAGGCTCTGCAGCTGTAGGTCACACCCGCTATTCGACTGCAGGCGACGACTCCATTTTAGATGCCCAGCCGGTATTTGCACGCTATGACCTTGGTGAAATGGCAATAGTACATAACGGAAACCTGACAAACGCCGAAGAAGTACGTAACGCTCTTATTGAAAAAGGTGCTATTTTTCAAACCTTTATGGACACGGAAAATCTTATCCACCTTATTGCAAAAAGCATGAAAGAGCATCTGCTTGACAGAATCATCGATGCCGTTCAAAGAATAGAAGGGGCATTTTCTTTGGTATTTTTAAGCCGGACAAAAATGTTTGCAATGCGTGACAGATTTGGATTTCGTCCACTCAGTCTCGGTCGTCTTCCAAACGGTGGCTACATCGTAGCAAGTGAAACTTGTGCTTTTGACTTGGTCGGTGCAACATTCATTCGTGATGTCGAACCGGGTGAACTTCTTGTTTTCGAAGAGGGAAAAGCACCACAAAGTATCAAAATTTACGAGCCACAGCCAAAACACTGTATCTTTGAGTATGTTTACTTCGCACGTCCCGACTCTTCGGTTTTTGGTCAGTCTGTCTATGAAACACGTAAAAACATGGGAAAAGAGCTCGCGCGCATCGAGCCTGTTGAAGCCGATTTAGTTGTCCCTGTTCCAGACGGCGGTGTTCCGGCAGCTATCGGATATGCCCAAGAGAGCAAGATCCCTTATGAGATGGGAATAATGCGAAACCACTACATCGGCCGCACATTCATCGAGCCGACACAAGAGATGCGTGACCTGAAAGTAAAGATGAAACTCTCTCCGATGACAGACATCATCAAAGGCAAACGCGTCATTGTTGTTGATGACTCCATTGTCCGTGGTACAACATCAAAACGTATCATCCGTATGCTTAAAGAGGCAGGAGCTTCTGAAGTGCATATGCGAATCTCATCTCCACCAACAACAGATCCATGTTACTATGGTGTTGATACTCCGGATAAAGACAAACTCATCGCCGCAAATATGAGCACACAAGAGATCTGTGAATTTATAGAAGCGGATTCTCTCGCTTATCTTGATGAAGCATCTCTGCTTAGAAGTGTCAATGCAACAGATGAGAGCTACTGTACTGCTTGTTTTACAGGTAAATACATCGTTTAA
- a CDS encoding TIGR01212 family radical SAM protein (This family includes YhcC from E. coli K-12, an uncharacterized radical SAM protein.), with amino-acid sequence MKQIYTYGSYLREKFGAKVYKVGINISGFTCPNIDGTVAKGGCTFCENDSFSASTDEVQELKGFHLNLDSTENPFLQKQLLQLQQQFDAISKRQKNEYGAQKFLVYFQSFTNTYAPFETLKALYEKALSFDDVIGLSIGTRSDSITDETLTYLSDIAKTKEIWIEFGIQSVYDKTLQRINRGHDSANVKEWIMKSKDAGLNVCGHLIFGLPDETQEMMLETAKEAYNWRIDSVKYHPLYVVKRTALANEYTRGEFKPISEELYIDTLIKALQMKPENVSVQRITAGINDDSLLAPQWCRDKNEQIKHINHAFKKIGLKY; translated from the coding sequence ATGAAGCAAATCTATACATATGGCAGCTACCTGCGTGAGAAGTTTGGTGCCAAAGTTTACAAAGTCGGCATCAACATCTCCGGTTTCACCTGTCCAAATATCGACGGGACTGTAGCAAAAGGCGGCTGTACTTTTTGTGAAAACGACTCATTTTCGGCAAGTACGGATGAAGTTCAAGAGCTCAAAGGTTTTCACCTTAATCTTGATTCAACAGAAAATCCTTTCTTACAAAAGCAGCTGCTGCAACTGCAGCAACAGTTCGATGCCATTTCCAAACGACAAAAAAATGAGTATGGTGCCCAAAAATTTCTCGTCTATTTTCAATCATTTACAAACACCTATGCTCCCTTTGAGACACTCAAAGCACTCTATGAAAAAGCACTCTCTTTTGATGATGTCATCGGTCTTAGCATCGGTACACGCTCAGACAGTATCACCGATGAAACACTTACATACCTCAGTGATATTGCAAAAACAAAAGAGATCTGGATAGAGTTCGGCATACAGTCGGTATATGACAAGACATTACAAAGGATCAACAGAGGCCACGACAGTGCCAATGTCAAAGAATGGATAATGAAGTCCAAAGATGCCGGATTGAATGTTTGCGGTCATCTGATCTTCGGTCTTCCCGATGAAACGCAGGAGATGATGCTTGAAACTGCAAAAGAGGCTTATAACTGGAGAATTGATTCTGTCAAGTATCATCCACTTTACGTCGTAAAACGTACCGCTCTTGCCAATGAATATACTCGTGGAGAGTTTAAGCCTATCAGCGAAGAACTCTACATCGATACACTTATAAAAGCTTTACAGATGAAACCCGAAAATGTAAGTGTGCAAAGAATAACAGCGGGGATCAATGATGATTCTCTCTTAGCGCCGCAGTGGTGTCGAGATAAAAATGAGCAGATCAAACACATCAATCATGCGTTCAAAAAGATAGGTCTCAAATACTAA
- a CDS encoding DUF2393 family protein, producing the protein MILFNIWHYLVLGVILLIFIGGVAASLQQKDDKMKYSMLFSTALISAFLAVFSVFVVDKYTKKVTLSKMQNKRLLSTEKIIYTGIVTNVGNYPIGKVTFDIKLVNKGHATGNVKGGNFYKPNGIMSFFSSGLGMSNKPQTIEKEFIVAKNLKPGESKRFRVYFDYPPYFSSTAQFAKVWGH; encoded by the coding sequence ATGATACTCTTTAATATTTGGCACTATCTGGTACTTGGGGTCATTCTGCTTATCTTTATAGGTGGTGTCGCTGCATCACTGCAACAAAAAGACGATAAAATGAAGTACTCCATGCTCTTTTCAACTGCTCTCATCAGTGCCTTTTTAGCAGTCTTTTCCGTTTTTGTAGTTGATAAATATACAAAGAAAGTCACACTCAGTAAAATGCAGAACAAACGTCTTTTAAGTACAGAAAAAATCATCTATACGGGTATTGTCACCAATGTCGGAAACTATCCTATAGGGAAAGTGACCTTTGATATTAAACTGGTAAATAAAGGGCATGCAACGGGAAATGTAAAAGGCGGTAATTTCTATAAACCAAATGGAATTATGTCATTTTTCTCTAGCGGTCTGGGAATGTCTAACAAGCCGCAGACAATTGAAAAAGAGTTCATCGTAGCAAAAAATCTTAAACCTGGAGAATCAAAACGCTTTCGAGTCTATTTCGACTATCCGCCTTATTTTAGCTCTACGGCACAATTTGCAAAAGTTTGGGGACATTAG
- a CDS encoding DUF2393 domain-containing protein yields the protein MKIKLQNFIDGLIPYDYILFGSVIALFVLFIILAVLLRRKLTLAIFFVLLAFAVFLLGPTLGYMQMHKFLFKNHTELVSQKKLNFSQAVVVKGTITNDSKFDFKSCKITANVYKVTANKYKNYIYRLKPFAKMSIVEEDIKKGQTKEFKIIVEPFTYKRDYNISLGANCK from the coding sequence ATGAAGATAAAGCTGCAGAACTTTATAGATGGGCTCATACCTTATGATTACATTCTTTTTGGTTCTGTTATCGCGCTTTTTGTACTTTTTATCATCTTGGCGGTTTTGTTACGAAGAAAGCTGACTTTGGCTATCTTTTTTGTACTGCTTGCCTTTGCTGTGTTTTTACTCGGACCGACACTCGGTTACATGCAGATGCATAAATTTCTTTTTAAAAATCATACAGAGCTTGTCTCACAGAAAAAACTCAATTTTTCTCAGGCAGTTGTCGTTAAAGGCACTATTACCAATGATTCGAAGTTTGATTTTAAATCCTGCAAGATTACCGCAAATGTCTATAAAGTGACAGCAAATAAATATAAGAATTACATATATAGATTAAAGCCTTTTGCTAAGATGTCGATAGTTGAAGAAGATATCAAAAAAGGGCAGACAAAAGAATTTAAAATTATTGTCGAACCTTTTACATATAAACGAGATTACAATATTTCACTGGGAGCGAATTGTAAATGA